In the Malania oleifera isolate guangnan ecotype guangnan chromosome 1, ASM2987363v1, whole genome shotgun sequence genome, one interval contains:
- the LOC131145521 gene encoding thiamine thiazole synthase 1, chloroplastic translates to MASMAATITASLSSKPKIPNFPDTHLHPSFHGVSVNPAPRFQPIKAAPLNLSVSASSSSSSPPYDLRSFSFEPIRESIVSREMTRRYMTDMITYADTDVVVVGAGSAGLSCAYELSKNPAVSVAIVEQSVSPGGGAWLGGQLFSAMVVRKPAHRFLDELGVEYDEQDSYVVIKHAALFTSTIMSRLLARPNVKLFNAVAAEDLIVKEGRVGGVVTNWALVSMNHDTQSCMDPNVMEAKVVVSSCGHDGPFGATGVKRLKTIGMIDSVPGMKALDMNSAEDAIVRLTREVVPGMIVTGMEVAEIDGAPRMGPTFGAMMISGQKAAHLALKSLGLPNALDGTQAETNIHPELILAAAESAETAEA, encoded by the exons ATGGCTTCCATGGCTGCAACCATCACAGCCTCCCTCTCCTCCAAGCCCAAAATCCCCAATTTCCCCGACACCCACCTCCACCCCTCCTTCCACGGTGTCTCGGTTAATCCCGCCCCCCGGTTTCAACCCATCAAGGCCGCGCCGCTAAACCTCTCAGTCTCCGCCAGTAGTAGTTCTTCTTCTCCGCCGTACGATCTCCGGTCCTTCAGCTTCGAGCCCATCAGGGAGTCGATCGTGTCGCGCGAGATGACCCGGCGGTACATGACGGACATGATCACCTACGCCGACACCGACGTCGTGGTGGTGGGCGCGGGCTCCGCGGGGCTCTCCTGCGCGTACGAACTTAGCAAGAACCCCGCAGTGAGCGTGGCGATCGTGGAGCAGTCGGTGAGCCCGGGCGGCGGCGCCTGGCTGGGCGGGCAGCTGTTCTCCGCCATGGTGGTGCGGAAGCCGGCTCACCGGTTCCTGGATGAGTTGGGGGTGGAGTACGACGAGCAGGACAGCTACGTAGTGATAAAGCACGCGGCGCTATTCACGTCAACGATCATGAGCCGGCTGCTCGCGCGGCCGAACGTGAAGCTGTTCAACGCGGTGGCGGCGGAGGACTTGATCGTGAAGGAGGGGAGAGTGGGGGGAGTGGTGACGAACTGGGCGCTGGTGTCGATGAACCACGACACGCAGTCGTGTATGGACCCTAACGTGATGGAGGCGAAGGTGGTGGTTAGCTCGTGCGGCCACGACGGGCCGTTCGGGGCCACGGGGGTGAAGAGGCTCAAGACCATCGGCATGATCGACAGCGTGCCGGGGATGAAGGCCCTCGACATGAACTCCGCCGAGGACGCCATCGTCCGCCTCACCCGGGAGGTCGTCCCCGGGATGATCGTCACCGGCATGGAAGTTGCGGAGATCGATGGTGCCCCCAGAATG GGGCCTACGTTTGGGGCGATGATGATATCGGGGCAGAAGGCAGCGCATCTAGCATTAAAGTCGCTTGGGCTGCCGAACGCGCTGGATGGAACGCAAGCGGAAACCAATATTCACCCTGAGCTGATCCTGGCTGCTGCCGAGTCGGCGGAAACTGCTGAGGCTTAA